The proteins below are encoded in one region of Methanofollis aquaemaris:
- a CDS encoding PEGA domain-containing protein: protein MKTWQSIAVLLLLGLVAGAMAAGGSVPVFPHEFKGSVTIDGSPAPAGTMVVAMIDGTESGSLKTTVAGKYGGSTPLDGEHLIVSGTAGQEGQTVTFLVDGVMAEETATFIPRAVTHLDLHVLTTPETGSIAVTSVPPGAAISLDGSTTGTVTNNTLANIPVGTHTVTVTKAGYLGASSQVTVVRDQTASVHFDLERETGNIAVTSVPPGAAILLDGADTGTATNGTLTNVAVGTHIVTVTKVGYLSASSEVTVVRDQTASVHFDLVTPQTPPTAAFSAAPTDGAVPLLVQFTDLSTNATAWTWSFGDGNVSIEQHPAHTYTAIGRYTVTLTATNAVGTDIQVRPRLISVRDIPPEPPEDETDYTFDDDGTNVTSTGGQQQISFNETAGNGTVNGDDILLSTGGLNLTIRTDGLHTNGTVSTGNVTGVLLESNRPAAAPLDGVGNVSVTFNASMNTYNPNLTITTSIYDRPSNGTSTSFTLAAADKGLNLTSTAYAIYFTKTNLGENDTITDAYIRMTVSPAWVEANGGTDAIKIFRQGDDGVTSVLETTYLGLDDDGMMVFEAYSPEGFSAFALAATKPATTTKPTSPPSSSHSSSSSHSHSSQSNAGDTPATPTTSTTTIPPTGSTTSTDSTATTAASTTAPTPSTETGGIPMTWAILVIVVAGVIIGGYIVTMRR, encoded by the coding sequence ATGAAGACCTGGCAGAGCATCGCGGTGCTCCTCCTCCTCGGCCTCGTCGCAGGGGCGATGGCTGCAGGGGGCAGCGTCCCCGTTTTTCCCCATGAGTTCAAAGGGAGCGTGACGATCGACGGTTCCCCGGCACCGGCCGGAACCATGGTCGTCGCCATGATCGACGGGACCGAGAGTGGTTCCCTGAAAACGACCGTCGCAGGCAAGTATGGCGGATCAACGCCACTCGATGGGGAACACCTCATCGTGAGCGGCACCGCCGGACAGGAGGGCCAGACCGTCACCTTCCTGGTGGACGGCGTGATGGCGGAGGAGACGGCCACCTTCATACCGCGGGCCGTGACCCATCTCGACCTGCACGTCCTGACAACACCCGAGACCGGAAGCATCGCGGTCACCTCGGTCCCGCCCGGCGCGGCGATCTCCCTTGACGGTTCGACCACCGGCACGGTGACAAACAACACTCTTGCAAACATCCCGGTCGGCACCCACACCGTTACCGTGACAAAGGCCGGTTACCTCGGCGCCTCGTCGCAGGTGACGGTGGTGCGCGACCAGACCGCCTCGGTCCACTTCGACCTTGAAAGAGAGACCGGAAACATCGCGGTGACTTCCGTTCCACCCGGTGCGGCCATCTTACTCGACGGCGCGGACACCGGCACAGCGACGAACGGCACCCTCACAAATGTCGCGGTCGGCACCCACATCGTTACCGTGACAAAAGTTGGCTACCTCTCCGCCTCCTCGGAAGTGACGGTCGTCCGTGACCAGACCGCGTCCGTCCACTTCGACCTCGTAACACCTCAGACCCCGCCGACGGCCGCGTTCAGCGCCGCACCAACCGACGGTGCGGTCCCGCTCCTCGTGCAGTTCACCGATCTCTCGACCAACGCCACGGCCTGGACCTGGTCCTTCGGCGACGGTAATGTCTCCATCGAGCAGCACCCGGCCCACACCTACACCGCCATCGGGAGGTACACCGTCACCCTGACCGCAACCAACGCCGTCGGCACCGACATCCAGGTCAGACCCCGCCTCATCAGCGTCCGCGACATCCCCCCCGAACCTCCTGAAGACGAGACCGACTACACCTTCGACGATGACGGCACGAATGTCACGTCCACCGGGGGGCAACAGCAGATCTCCTTCAACGAAACCGCCGGCAACGGTACCGTCAACGGGGACGACATCCTCCTCTCGACCGGCGGCCTCAACCTCACCATCAGGACCGACGGCCTCCACACGAACGGCACTGTCTCGACCGGCAACGTCACCGGTGTCCTCCTCGAAAGCAACCGACCCGCCGCCGCACCCCTCGACGGCGTCGGCAATGTCTCGGTCACCTTCAACGCCTCGATGAACACCTACAACCCCAACCTCACGATCACGACCTCGATCTATGACCGACCGAGCAACGGGACATCGACCTCATTCACCCTCGCCGCCGCCGACAAAGGACTCAACCTCACCTCGACGGCCTATGCGATCTACTTCACCAAGACCAACCTGGGTGAAAACGACACCATCACCGACGCCTATATCCGCATGACCGTCTCCCCCGCATGGGTCGAGGCGAACGGCGGTACCGATGCGATCAAGATCTTCCGGCAGGGCGACGACGGTGTCACCAGCGTGCTTGAGACCACCTATCTCGGCCTCGACGACGACGGCATGATGGTCTTCGAGGCCTACTCACCGGAAGGTTTCTCCGCGTTCGCCCTCGCCGCAACAAAGCCCGCCACCACCACAAAACCCACCTCGCCTCCGTCCTCCTCGCACTCGTCATCATCCTCACACTCGCACTCGTCTCAGAGCAACGCCGGCGACACCCCGGCGACACCGACCACCTCGACCACGACGATCCCCCCCACCGGATCAACCACTTCGACCGACTCGACCGCGACCACCGCCGCCTCCACCACAGCACCCACCCCCTCGACAGAGACCGGAGGCATCCCGATGACATGGGCCATCCTGGTCATTGTCGTCGCAGGGGTTATCATAGGCGGATACATCGTCACCATGAGGCGCTGA